The Polyangium mundeleinium genome contains the following window.
GCGCGTTCCCCAGGAAGACGCGATCAAGCGCCTCGCCGAGGCCGCGGGCTGGAGCGTCGTGATCCACGCCCCCTCGGCGGAGCCCGCCTCCCTGCACGTCAAAGACCAGCCCGCCGACAAGGTCCTCGCGCTCTTGCTGGAAGGTGGCCAATACGTCGCCCGCCGCGACGGCACATTGATTTCGATTTCGCGCGCCTCCGCGGCGCCGAGCGTCGAAGCGCTCCCCGCGACGCCGCCCGTCTTGGTGCCCCCGGTGCCGCCCGTTCCTGCGGTGCCCCCGGTGCCGCCCGTGCCGCCTGTCCCGCCAAACGATTCGGCGGACGTACAGGCGGCCGCCCCCGCCGCCGAGCCTCGGGCCGGCGCGGCACAACATCGGAGGGGCGAGGGCAAGGATCGCGAGGTGGTGGGGCAGAACCTCGTCATCGAGAAGGACGAGGTTGTCAAGGACGTCCATTTGGTCGGCGGAAGCCTCACGATTCGCGGGGTCGTCACGGGCAGCGTGGAGGTCGCCGGCGGGACGGTGACGATCGAGCCGAGCGCGCACGTGATGGGCGACGCGCAGGTGATGGGCGGCTCGATTCACGTGAAGAAGGGCGCGCGCCTCGACGGCGACGCGCAAATCGTGGGCGGGAAGCTCCATCGCGAGGAGGGTGCGATCATCGGAGGCGACATCTCGACGCGTATCGAGGACGATCACGACGAGGAGCCGACGAACGCGCAGCGCTTCATGCGTAATTTCAGCGAATCGATGACGGGCGGGGCGCTGCTCTTCGCGCTCGGCGCGGTCTTGCTTGCGCTCTTCACGAAGCGCGCGGAGTCGCTCAAGGTGGAGATCGCGGCCCGGCCGATGCGTTCGTTCGCGCTCGGTATCGTAGGTTCACTCGGCGCAATCGCGCTGCTCGTGGCGCTCTGCATCACGCTGGTGGGCATTCCGGTCGCGGTGGTGGGGCTTCTTGCGGGGGTCTTCGGGCTCTTCGCGGCGATGTGCTCGGTGCTGGAGGTCGTGGGCCGCGCGCTCATCGGACACAAGACGAAAAGCGAATATGCGCATCTTGCTTTGGGTTGCGCGCTCTTCGTGCTGACCGGCCCGCTGCCGGTGATCGGCGAGATCGTGCGGGTGGTCGTGGTGCTCGTGGCGATTGGCAGCCTCGTGGCGACGCGGGCCGCGGGCCTGATCCCCATGAAGAAGGGCGCCAAGCCGATGACAGACGATTCGCATCCGTACCGGAGCGCCGAAGTCATCTGATTCGATTCCCTTCCTGACGAAAAAGGCCGCGCTCCCTCGGGAGACGCGACCTTTTTCCTTTTCAGCGATCCTTCACTCGTCGATCGAAATCACCGCCGCCGTCCGCGCGCCCTTCCCGCCTCGCACCTCGAACGTCCTGGTCGTGCTGTCCAGACGAACCACGAGCTCTCCCTTCGCGGCGGGCAGGCCCCCGGTCACGAGGACGCGATACGTGCCGCTCGACGCGGACGCCGCAATCCACGACGCGCCTGAGCCGCCCGTCCCCGGCACGATCGGCGTGGTGATGCGGCCCGCGGGGTCGATCAAGACGACCCGAGGACAACCCTCCACGCCCGCGGCGCACGTGAGCTTCGCCGAGATTCGTTCGCCCCAGGTCGCCGCTGCCTCGTAGCCCAGCGTCTCGCCCTTTTCGAGGGCTTCCCGCAAGGATAGGAGGCGCTCGCTCGGTTTTTTCTGGGCCGCGAGGGTCGCGAGCACGGCCTCTCGCTCGCCGAGCACGCGGGCGCGGCAGCGGAGCGCCTCGTACGTGGCATCCAGGTCGCGCGGGAGCAGCTCGGCGTACGAGCGGAAATGCGCGCAGGCACGGCGCTCGTCGCCGGACGCTTCAAAGGCCCGAGCCGCGCGCCTGTGGGCCGTCGCATTCGACGGGTCGAGCTCGACCTGGGTATCGAGCGCGACGAGCGCGGTGTCGTCCTCGGCGAGCGCCGCCGCGGCCTCGGCGTAGAGCTCGTGCGCGCGAGCGCGGTCGGGATCGAGCTCGACGTATTTCGAGGCCTCGCGGAGCGCCTCCTCGAATCGACCCCGCACGAGCAGGCCCGTGACCCACGCCTCCCGCGCCCGACGGCTCTCCGGCGCCTCCAGGGAAACCTTTGCGAGTTTTTCGAGCGTGTCCTTCCCGGCGCTGCGCCAGGCCTCGTCCCCTTTGCCGATCCAGGACGCGACGCCCCAATCTTGCGAGCGGGAAAAGAAGGGCCTCGAGGTCGTGTTGCCGTCGGCGGGCGAAAACATGATCGGATAGGTCACGGTCACGACGCCGCCCTCCGGCTCGGGGAACGAGAGACCCCGGAAGCCGCTGAGCACGCAGCTCACGACCTCCGCATTCGGGAGATCACTGCCGCCATTGCCCACGCTCACGACCGAGCCGTTGCGACCGATGACGAAGCGGGCGACGACGCGCCCCGTCAGGTTCGGGTTCGACTTGAGGCCCTGCTCGTAGCAGAAGCGGAATCGCCCGAAGTTCTGCCGCACGATGCGCTGGATGACCGCGGGCGGCAAGCGGCCGCTCACGGTCGTCGCGCCCATGCGGAGGGTCGGCGCTGCGCGTGGTCGGCCCGCGCCGCTCCCCATGCCAATGCCGTCGCGGAGGGTTCCGAGCCTCCCATGGCCCGTGCCAAACCCTTGCCCCGTCCCGCCTCCGCCCTCGCCGACCCCGGACAAACCAAGGCCACCGGCGCCGAACGAATCGCCGATCGGATCGCTCAGTGGCCTGCCGAGGTGCCCGTGGCCCGTCTCGACCTCGGACGTGAGGCCGGATTTGCCCTGCGTGCGGGGAATGCCGAATGCGGCGAACATGCGGTCGTTCTCCAGGACGAGCAGCGACGTCAGGCGGCTCTGCACGTGGTATTGCTGGGAGAGCGCAAGGGTCTCCTTGGCCGCGTCGTCGTCCGCCCGCCGGCCGAGCTCGCTGATGCGCTCCGTGGCCCAGCGCCGCGCGACGACCTTGCGATCGGCGCCCGGCGCCGCGGTGAACGACAGCGCTCGAGCCTCCAGGTTGTGCATGCCATCGAATTCGCCCGAAAGCTCCACGGTGGCGCTCTCCGCCGAGGGTGCCCCGGCCAGACGGCCCACGAGGACGATTTCCTCCCCGGCGCGCAACGCCGGGAGCTTGCGCGGGAAGACATCGACGAAGCCCGCAGGCAACGTGATGCGCGCATTCGTGAGGAGCGGGGCATCGAGTCCCTTCGCGAGCACGAGCGCGCGCTGTGCGAGGGAGCCGCTGCCCGCCGCGAGCCGCTCGTAGGAGGCGGAGAGCTCCTCGGCGAGGCCGCCGAGGACCAGCTCGTCAATGGAGGGACCCGCGCCCATGAAGCGCAGCTCGGCCTGTTTGTCCGAGAGGACCGGGCGAACCCGCGCGGCCATCGAATCGACCTTGAGTTCGCCCGCGGAAGGCGCGCCGTCGCCGAGATACACGACCTGCCCGCGGCCCTGCGTCTCGATCCGCGAAATCGCGGCGACGAGGGCCTCGGCGAGATCCGAGGCGCCCTGCGGCGCGCGCTCGTGCAAGAATCGTCCGGCCTCGGCGAGAGACGCGTCGCTCTTCGCAGAGAGGCCACGCTCGGGGTAGGAGACACAAGCGCTGTCGCAAAGAAGGACGGCGAACCGCTCGCCTTCACGCAATCGGCGGAGCATGGTCTCGGCGACCGTGACCTCAGCGGCGAGGCCCTCCCGCGTGATGCCGTGGCTCGCGTCGAGGACGAACACCTTTTCGCTACGCGGCGGGGCGGCGCTGGCCTCGGGCGCCGTCGGGATCGGGACGCGTACCGCGAAAAACCCACGATCGTCGCCGCTGCCCTCAACCGCGACGGGCAGGATCTCCGCTTGCGGGCGAGGGAATTCGAGGATGAAATCCGCATTGGGGACGAACGATTCAGCTTGAAAATCGGCTTCGAGGTGGCCCGCCTCGGTGCGGAGCGACGCCGCGTGCCCGAGGACCTTCGCCTCGGCCGCCCCGCCGCCCGCGTCCTCGACCGTGACGTGCACGCGGAACGAATCCATCCGCACCGCACGATCCTCTCCGAGCGAAAGCGGATACGTGTACCGCGCCACGCCCTTCGTCACGGGCAGGACCTCGTCATACGCGAGGATCACCTTGCGGCTGCCGCGCGCCGGCATCGGAAAGATCTTCAAGGAGAAGGAGCTGTTCTGCGTCCATTCGAGCAGCGCCGGGTCGCGCGGGCGCACCGTATCGTCGACGATGCCCTGGAAAATGCGGGCCGCGCGCTGCCGCTCGACCATCTCGCCCTCGACGAGCTCGTCGCCCACCCATAACGCGAGTCGCGACAGGCTCGCGTCAGGCGGCAGCGGGAAGACGTACCGGCCTTCGAGAACCGTCGGCGTGTCGTTCGCGAGCTCTTCCTCGATCTCGGTGCGGGCGAATCCATCACGAATGGTCACGCGCACGGAATGCGCCCGCAAACGGACGCCGGGGACGACAATATTCGTGCCCGGGAGGCGTCCCGTGATCGTGCCAAAGCCGCGCGGGGAGGCGAGGTCCGTGGGCGTCGTCTCGTCCTCGATGAATTCCTCCTCGCGGATGCCGGAGGCTGTTTCGAGAATGGCGGGGGCGCCGCGGGTGGCGGCAGGAGGCGTCTTTTCGCCGTCGACCTCGTCGGGCGCCGCGAGGCATCCGGAGAGGCCCGCGAAGAGCACGAGGGTGTGGGCCGCGACGAGAGGACGAAGACGACGCATGAGGACCTTCCTCGGGCCGAATCGCGCCAGCGGAGCGGCCCTGTGTGCCGGATGTGGACGCCGCGGAAGGCGGAAGGTTCCCGGATCCCGCGCGAAGGTGTCCGCCGGGGGCCGTTCTCGGCTACCCTCCGCCCGTGCCCGCGCCGTTCGTGCCCGAGCTCTTCGGCGACTTCCTCCTCGTGCAGCTCCTCGCGCGGCGGGCGATGTCGGACGTGCTCGTCGCCGTCCGGCTCGGCGACCGGAGCGGCCAGACGTTCGTGCTGAAACGGCCCGTGCTGGGCGAACGCGCCTCGGGCCGCGCCGCGCAGGCCATTCAGCGCGAGGGCGAGGTGCTCGCGGAGGTGCGCGCCTCGGCGCTGCCCGCGCTCGCGGCGCACGGCGAGCTCGCGGGGCTGCCGTACGTGGCCATCGAGCACGTGCGCGGCGCGCCGCTCGACGAGCTCGTCGCGGGCGCGGAGCCGATGCCGGAAGGCGCGGTGCGCGCCGTGGCGCTCGACGTGGCGCGGGCGCTCGCGGCCCTGCACGCGAAGGGCTGGGTGCACGGCGACCTCGCCGCCTCGAACGTGATGATCGACGAGACCGGCGAGGCGAAGCTCGTCGACCTCGGCCTCGCGAGGCGCGCGGGCGAGGCGCGCCCCGAAGTCGCGGGGACGCCGGGGTATCTGGCCCCGGAGGCGGCGCTGCCCGGCGAGGCGAGCGCCACGAGCGACGTTTACGGATGGGCCGTGGTGGTGGCCGAGTGCGCCCTCGGGAGGCGCATCTTCCCCGAGGACGACCTCGCGTCGGCCGGAGCGCGCGGGGAGCCACCGCGGGCGCTCGCCGCGTGGGAGGCGCGCGTGCCGGGGCTTTCGGCGGCGCTCGCGCGGGACGCCTCGCGCAGGCCCACAAGCGCGTCGATTGTGGAGGGCCTCGAGGCGCTCGCGCTCGATCGGGAAGCGCTCGCCGCGCGCGTGGCGGCGCACCGCGCGTGCCCCCCCGAGGAACGGACGTCGCTCGTCCGGCTGCCGGCGGCCGAGGCGCGAGGTTCGTCCGAAAAGCTCCCTCCGCCCGCGCTGCCCGTGCCTGCGGCCGAACCTGCGGCCGAACCTACGCCCCGCCCTGCGCCGCCGCCGCGACGCTCCACCAGCGTGTATCTGGCCGTGGCGCTCGGCGCGGTGCTGCTCTTCGCGATGGGGCAATTCTCGGCGCGTCTGCCACCGCGCAACCCGCGCGGCTCCATCTCGGTCGCCGGGGTCGTGCCGCCGCGCGCGCACGTCGAGGTCGACGGCGAGAAGGTGGCTTTGCCCGCAGACGGAAGGCTGGAGCTCAGGAGCGGTGAGCACACGGTCGCCGTCGTGCTACCGAAGGGCACGCGGCGCGAGTACACGTT
Protein-coding sequences here:
- a CDS encoding polymer-forming cytoskeletal protein, coding for MAGRRLSGLAFVLSALTTAAPSLAAVEKQGEWPADEKKISLDVERVPQEDAIKRLAEAAGWSVVIHAPSAEPASLHVKDQPADKVLALLLEGGQYVARRDGTLISISRASAAPSVEALPATPPVLVPPVPPVPAVPPVPPVPPVPPNDSADVQAAAPAAEPRAGAAQHRRGEGKDREVVGQNLVIEKDEVVKDVHLVGGSLTIRGVVTGSVEVAGGTVTIEPSAHVMGDAQVMGGSIHVKKGARLDGDAQIVGGKLHREEGAIIGGDISTRIEDDHDEEPTNAQRFMRNFSESMTGGALLFALGAVLLALFTKRAESLKVEIAARPMRSFALGIVGSLGAIALLVALCITLVGIPVAVVGLLAGVFGLFAAMCSVLEVVGRALIGHKTKSEYAHLALGCALFVLTGPLPVIGEIVRVVVVLVAIGSLVATRAAGLIPMKKGAKPMTDDSHPYRSAEVI
- a CDS encoding AgmX/PglI C-terminal domain-containing protein → MRRLRPLVAAHTLVLFAGLSGCLAAPDEVDGEKTPPAATRGAPAILETASGIREEEFIEDETTPTDLASPRGFGTITGRLPGTNIVVPGVRLRAHSVRVTIRDGFARTEIEEELANDTPTVLEGRYVFPLPPDASLSRLALWVGDELVEGEMVERQRAARIFQGIVDDTVRPRDPALLEWTQNSSFSLKIFPMPARGSRKVILAYDEVLPVTKGVARYTYPLSLGEDRAVRMDSFRVHVTVEDAGGGAAEAKVLGHAASLRTEAGHLEADFQAESFVPNADFILEFPRPQAEILPVAVEGSGDDRGFFAVRVPIPTAPEASAAPPRSEKVFVLDASHGITREGLAAEVTVAETMLRRLREGERFAVLLCDSACVSYPERGLSAKSDASLAEAGRFLHERAPQGASDLAEALVAAISRIETQGRGQVVYLGDGAPSAGELKVDSMAARVRPVLSDKQAELRFMGAGPSIDELVLGGLAEELSASYERLAAGSGSLAQRALVLAKGLDAPLLTNARITLPAGFVDVFPRKLPALRAGEEIVLVGRLAGAPSAESATVELSGEFDGMHNLEARALSFTAAPGADRKVVARRWATERISELGRRADDDAAKETLALSQQYHVQSRLTSLLVLENDRMFAAFGIPRTQGKSGLTSEVETGHGHLGRPLSDPIGDSFGAGGLGLSGVGEGGGGTGQGFGTGHGRLGTLRDGIGMGSGAGRPRAAPTLRMGATTVSGRLPPAVIQRIVRQNFGRFRFCYEQGLKSNPNLTGRVVARFVIGRNGSVVSVGNGGSDLPNAEVVSCVLSGFRGLSFPEPEGGVVTVTYPIMFSPADGNTTSRPFFSRSQDWGVASWIGKGDEAWRSAGKDTLEKLAKVSLEAPESRRAREAWVTGLLVRGRFEEALREASKYVELDPDRARAHELYAEAAAALAEDDTALVALDTQVELDPSNATAHRRAARAFEASGDERRACAHFRSYAELLPRDLDATYEALRCRARVLGEREAVLATLAAQKKPSERLLSLREALEKGETLGYEAAATWGERISAKLTCAAGVEGCPRVVLIDPAGRITTPIVPGTGGSGASWIAASASSGTYRVLVTGGLPAAKGELVVRLDSTTRTFEVRGGKGARTAAVISIDE
- a CDS encoding serine/threonine-protein kinase encodes the protein MPAPFVPELFGDFLLVQLLARRAMSDVLVAVRLGDRSGQTFVLKRPVLGERASGRAAQAIQREGEVLAEVRASALPALAAHGELAGLPYVAIEHVRGAPLDELVAGAEPMPEGAVRAVALDVARALAALHAKGWVHGDLAASNVMIDETGEAKLVDLGLARRAGEARPEVAGTPGYLAPEAALPGEASATSDVYGWAVVVAECALGRRIFPEDDLASAGARGEPPRALAAWEARVPGLSAALARDASRRPTSASIVEGLEALALDREALAARVAAHRACPPEERTSLVRLPAAEARGSSEKLPPPALPVPAAEPAAEPTPRPAPPPRRSTSVYLAVALGAVLLFAMGQFSARLPPRNPRGSISVAGVVPPRAHVEVDGEKVALPADGRLELRSGEHTVAVVLPKGTRREYTFRVRPNEHVVLVAPKKGATKDDEEAEVREP